Genomic segment of Arachis hypogaea cultivar Tifrunner chromosome 16, arahy.Tifrunner.gnm2.J5K5, whole genome shotgun sequence:
TCTACCTGCCCGTTTGtttggggatgttctaccgaAGAGAACCTCTGTTTTATCCCTAGGCCAGAGAGGAACTCCATGAACTTCTTGTCCGTGAACTGGGTCCCATTATCCGAGATAATTACCTCCGGGATaccgaaacgggttatcacctgcctccacatgaactttcgGCAGTTGGAGGACGTTATCGTAGCTAGCGGttcagcctccacccatttggtgtagtagtcaatggcgacaatgaggtatttgacttgtcctgggccgaCAGGGAAAGGCCCCAGGAGGTCAACTCCCCATTGTGCGAAAGGTCGGGTAGTCGTCAGAGAGCTTAGTTCGGAAGCCGGTgccttgtggaagttggcgttttgttgacactttATGCACCTTTTGACAAATTCCTTTGAGTCTTTCATCATTGTTGGCCAATAGTACCCGActcggatgagcttccttgctagggctttgcccccgatgtggtgcccgcaacacccctcatggacttcactaagcacgtagtccgtctggtcggggtgcagacacttcaataggggctggctgagtccctttttgaatagtTGTCCTTGTATGATTGCGTATCTGGCCGCCTCCCTTCTTAAAGCTTTGGCTGCTTTCTCATCTTCAGGCAATTTGCCGAGTTCCAGGAagttggtgatggggtctagccaTGAGGGACTCGACTTCGTCAAATGGAGGGCGACCGTTGGTTCCTTCACCATGCCTTGGATAAGAGACCGGTTACCCGATCCTGGCTTTGTGCTCGCCAGCTTGGATAGGAGGtccgcccgtgtgttcctttctcttgggACGTGTTGGACAATGACCTCCTGGAACTGACTTGTTATTTCTTTAAccttttccaagtatttttgCAGGAGGGGGTCCCGGGCCAGGTAGATTCTGTTTACCTGCGAGGTGACAACTTGTGAGCCGCTGCATACTTCGACCTTTGTCGCCCCGACTTCCCGAGCTAGTATTAGTCCGCCCAAGagagcctcatattctgcttggttgttcgacacTGGGAATTCGAACTTAGTCGACTGCTCATAGATGACCCCTGCTGGGCTTTCTAAGATGACTCCTGCTCCtccggacgtttggttggaggccccgtccacgtgaagcctccaccgtgtgcccgtttccTCTGGGGGATCCCCCGTCACCTCAACCAAAAAGTCTGCCATCGCCTGGGCTTTGATTGCATGTCGGGGCTTATACTGTAGGTCATATTGGGAGAGCTCAATGGCCCAGGTCATTATCCTACCAGCCAAGTCAGGTTTTTGCAGTACTTGGCGAATCGCCTGATCCGTTCTCACGACTATACGATGGCTCTGGAAGTATTGTCTTAACCTTTGGGAGGAGACTAGGAGCGCCAGCGCCAGTTTTTCCAGCTTGCTGTATCTCAGCTCTGGTCCTTGGAGGACCCTGCTCACGAAGTAAACGGGTTGTTGGGTCTTACCCTCTTCTCTAACGAGCACTGTGGCAAGCGCTTCCTCGGTTACCGATAGGTAGAGATAGAGTGGTTCTCCGGCCCTGGGTTTTCTGAGAATTGGTGGTGCCGCTAAGATCTCCTTGAAGTGATTGAATGCCTCTTCGCACGCTGGGGTCCATTCGAACGTCAATCCCTTTCTCATTAGATTGAAGAAAGGTAGGGCTCTTGCTGCCGACGCGCCGAGGAATCGGGATAAAGCCGTTAACCTCCCGGCAAGTCGTTGGACGTCTTTAATacaacccgggctcttcatctggagaACCGCTTGGTACTTCTCGAGGTTGGCTTCCACTCCTCTTTGAGTGatcatgaatcccaggaactttccggcctccatgGCAAACGTGCACTTGAGTGGATTAAGTCTCATGCCGTGCTGTCGGAGGGACAAAAAGACCCCATCAAGGTCGCTCAGAAGGTCGTCGGGTCGTGCGGTCTTCGCGagtatgtcatccacgtagacttctaCTGTTTTGCCTATGAGTTCGCTGAATatcttattcatcagcctttggtacgtgGCCCCAGCGTtcttcaaaccaaaaggcattactttgtaacaatagattcctcctggcgttatgaacgccgttttttcctcgtcgggtcggtgcattggtatctgattgtatcctgagtaggcatccatgaagctcagataccggtaccccGCCGCTGCGTCGACGAGTGCGTCAATGTTAGGcagggggtagcagtccttgggacACGCCTTGTTGAGGTCAGAGTAGTCCACTCACATTCTCCATCTCCCATTGTGCTTTTTAACCAGGACCACGTTCGACAACCAGGTCGAGTAGTCCAATTCCCGGATAAACCCTGCTTCTAGGAGGCTAGCCGTCTGCCTGGCTACCTCTTCTGCCCTTTCCTGCGACATTTTTCTCCTCCTCTGGGCCACTGGTTTGGTCCCCACCTTGATGGCCAGATGATGCGATATGAGCTGGGGATCTATCCCGGGCATATCGGCAGgcgtccaggcaaagaggtcggcattaACCCTGATCATTTCCATCAAAGGCTCCTTCAACTCATGGGGGAGGTTTCTGTTTATGAATGTGAATTTATCGTCCTCCTCGCCGACCCTGAACTTTTCCAGGTCTCCTTCTGGCTCTGGTCTGGGTTTGTCGTCTATCCTGGCATCTAGGTCGGCAAGGAAGACCCcagatgcttctttggacttcttCCTAAGAGAAAGGCTGGCGTGGTCACAGGCGACCGCCGTTTCCAAGTCGCCTTTGATGGATCCTACGGATCCGTCATCGGTGATGAACTTCATCACCAGTAGCTTTGTACTAATAGCCGCCCCCAGGTCGTTAATGGTttttctccccaggatgatgttatAAGCCGTGGAATCTCGTAATATTACAAAGTCCGCCATGACTGTTCGTCGCTTCTGCCCCTGTCCCACAGAGGTCGGGAGTGAGATAATTCCGTCCGGTTTGATGAAGTAGTCCCCCAACCCTACCACGccgtgctggtgggtcgtcaGGTCGGCGTCTCTTAGTCCCAAGGCATCGAAAACGTttcggaacatgatgtttgagtctgcccccgtatctaccaggattcgtttgacgaggccTGTTCCAAccctggccgtgatgaccatgggcggACTTTCCGGCGCCTCGTCAAACCATTGGTCCTCTGGGCCGAAGGAGATGGGCGGGAGGCCTCGGAAACTTCTAACAGACGAGGTGGACACCGCTAGGATCTTGGCGTCTTTTTTCTACGCCGACTTTAACCTTGGGGCGGTATTTCTGGCCGTTACCACGTTTACCACCGCAAGACCGTGGTCGTCACCCTCTGGTTCTTGTCGTCGCCTTGTTGACCGGGATCTGTCTTCGCTGTCGTGGTCCCGGTTGCGTCTCCTCGGCTCCCTTCGTTGCCTTTCGGCTCATGGCAcataaagcacttccaccgccatcctccgtatctcatataataatctttgatcatcattgatcatacatTTTTCCCTTACTTCATTCACAAGTTGCCACattccctagctcctttctcGTAGCTAGGCAtctcataatgatttaagacataaggggtgagatcagaggcttagaagtatgaaatttggcttttaatactccaaaatcaactttgggatgaaaacagggtcacgcgtaAGTGttctccacgcgcacgcgtggatggccagaagttcatcgatgcgtatgcgtcacccacgcgcacacgtggataggGAAACAGTCAAGTGACgcctacgcgtcagccacgcctacgcgtgggtgcgttttgtgccccaggcacaaaaccagcacaattcaggcacaactctctgaaatTTGGCTGGGCTTTGGTGCAgcacatcgacgcgcacgcgtggatggtgcttttttgaaaaacgacgcgtatgcgttagtcacgcctacgcgtggggggcattctgctaaaaatttttctaagttaaaagctgcagaattcacagattaaactcccaatcttccaatggacataacttcttcattttaaatcatttttcgcccgttcttcgaacggtatgaacatctcggatccaattttatttctaaacaaatttggcacaaaacagggaTTTGGAGTCcgagttatgtcccatcaaagtatgcccaaaaatcatattttcatacaaaaccacaagtgccattttcaaaacaaacccaTTTCAtccctttttaaaatcaaccaaaacataccaaTTACAACCCTTTTGAGATCAAtccaaaacataccaaaaatcaacctcaagcctcctcaactcatacattaacatttTTATCAAAAATCACAACCACCATGCCACCATTTTAACACATCTCAATCAAATGCctaaaaattcaaacacattaacatgtcatacatccttcctcatcccaatttccaataataccattttcaATCAACTATCATTATACATAGTCAATATCATacccaccatcaacatggtttcactCACAAATccacctcaatcattcatcaagcatatattaTAACATGCATTTTTCTCACACATcaaaccatcaaggcatcaatattcataatcacatatatgaccacatcatatatctcaatcattccacaacatcaacaattcaatgcctatcttagggcctctagcctaagttttcacaccacattatattttagatacaggaaactgagaccataccttagccgattttccatgctcaaccggagcacttccaaaccacttatccacaagctctcctcaacacctccaagaacagatttttgcaCATTAAAGCCCTTTCTCAAGCTTTCTAAAATCTCAATCAAGCTTTAATATTCACATACACAAtacctaagccacaattatcatatccaacacaacaactcaatacccaaacatcatggaacttacactagggttgagagtcttaccacacccaaggttcaaggagacaagattaatcttctccttcaagagagttgggtcctataacatcaaagagcccaaaatctcaacacttttctcCATAAAATTCGAAATTAAGGGATGAAGAACTGATATCAAAtcatggcttacctcaagaataaagtagtggattttgtagagctcttcatgGGAAATACGTAGCCGCaaatggtgcggcaatcggagctctagatcaaaagttatggtggtttgaatatCAACCAAGGGTTAGAACTTgaaagagtgttcttcccccattccCTTTCGTGTcagcgtgtgtttgtgtgtagagaggagagagtgtgctgaaaagtagggttttaggtttagttatgttgggccaagggcccactatgggtccggttggcccggtttggcccgttcggtccaatcttggtccgatttctataaaattggtatcaaaattctcgtctcaatctcctctatcatattaagccattaaaaaaaatcacatttttggccttctagaataaattcttatttatgggttaattaggcattaattaaccggattttacattctacccacctaattgagaattttgcccacaaaattcaaattcagttacctgagaataagtgcggatagtcAGATCGCATCTCCAACttaagttcccaagtgtgctcctcAACACCGGcttgactccatgccactttgactaatgaaacttcTTTTCTACACAACTGTTTGATACTAGTTTCGTCAATTCTGACCAGAGtaactggaagcgtcaaatcttcctttaactgaaccgactcgggttctaacacatggctagcatcaggagtatacttccaaAGCTATGACACATGAAATACGTCATGCAGGTTCAAAaggtgaggtggtagagccattcaatatgccaccggtccaaccctctccaggatctgaaatggaccgatgtatcgaggattcagcTTCTTTGCTTTAATTGCCCTTCCTACTCCTGTTGTTGGAGTAACTTTAAGGAAAatatggtctccttcctcaaattccaagggcttccgcctctgcgCAGTGAGTATTCTATCtcagattttcttgacttgttcggtagtttcagctatcatctccggctccaacaagcttttctcctcagcttcataccaacatagcggagattgacatttcctcccatacaaagcctcatacgagccattccaatgctcgcatagtagctattattgtatgcaaattccactaacggcatatatcgatcccaactcgccggttggtccaaaatacaagatctcaacatatcctctaatgTTTTGATTGTCCTCTCGGACTAACCATCTATTTGAGGATGGTAGGCCGTACTCAAGCTCAATTGGGTTTCGAAGGCTTTctaaaatgcaccccaaaacctcgaagtgaaacgtgGATCTCTATTAGAGATTATAGTAGTAGGCacgccatgaagtctcacaatctcctttatgtacaaGGGCGCTAACTCCTCAAGAGTGTAATTCATCCGAATGGATAAAAAATGAGCCGACTTCGTCAGTcaatccacaatcacccagacagTATCAAAACCAGCCTAGTCCTTGGTAATCCAGACACAAAGTTCATCACAATGctctcccacttccattgcggaacctctaaaggttgcaacgtcccggaaggtctttgatgttcaatctttaccttttgacaagttaagcacttcgaGACATACTCTGcgacatcattcttcatacccggccaccaaaacattgcctttaaatcatggtacatcttagtacttctcGGGTGAATagagaatccacttttgtgtgctTCTCTTAGGATATCTTGtcgcaaagtgccaacatccggcacaatgatcctacccttaaatctccataacccatctttatcctccgacactctccactgtttccctTGCTCAATAGCGGGTAACACGTTTCATAACGCATCATCATCTTCATGAGCTTTTAGGAGTtcggatttaaaatcacttgagatttgTAATCAACTCAAACACAGAGTTCTAGACACTTCATGAACACCAATCTTCAGACTCTCGAATTCTTTGAATAACTCTTCTTctcgaagcatcatccaagcagcatacaacgactttcgacttaacacatccgccactacattcaccttccccggatggtaattcaactcaaagtcgtagtcctttagtaactccatccacctcctctgcctcatattaagttCTTTTtaatcaaagaggtatttcaagctcttgtgatcagagaaaacttggaacttaaccccatagagataatgcttccacaccttcaaggcaaacacaactacagcaagttccaaatcgtgcgtagggtagtTCACTTCATGAGGCCTCAACtgccgtgaggcatacgccaccacattacgatgctacatcagcacgcaccctagaccctttagtgaggcatcacagtacacctcaaatggttcgttcggctcaggtaacaccaacacaggtgcagtggtcaactttttcttcaacgcctgaaagctctcctcacacTCAGGAATCCAAACAAACGGCGCAtccttgcgggttaactttgtcaacgacaAAGCTATCtgcgaaaagcccttgataaatctccggtagtagccagctaagcccagaaaactccttatctcagttactgtggttggttgcttccattcCATCACTGCTTCCACACCTTAGAGGGATCTACCGTTATCCCCTGTTTACTCACTACAtgccccaaaaacttcaccttactcttccagaattcacatttagacagtttcgcatagagtttcttttcCTTTAGTATCTGCAAcatggtcctcaagtgttccgcatgctcttcttcagtcttggaataaatcagtatgtcgtcaataaagacaacaacaaatttatccagaaacggatggaaaactctgttcatgtaatccataaacactgcaggagcgtttgtcaacccaaaagacattacaatgtactcgtaatgaccataacgagtcctaaaagtGGTTTTAGGGATGTCCTcaccctcacccttatctggtgataactggATCGCaagtcgatcttggagaaaatcccagctccttgtaactgatccatgagatcgtcAATCCTTGGTAAGgcgtacttattctttattgtgaccttgttcagctgcctatAATCCATACAAAGtcgcatactcccatctttcttctttatcaGTAACACTGGCACACCCCACAGAGAAACACTTGGtcagataaagttcttacccaacagatcctctagttgagactttagctcggccatttccagcggtgacatcctataaggagcactcgagattgttccagccccaggcaccaactcgatagcaaactcaacctctcggttaggtggaaattcatcaatatcatcgggaaacacctccgagaactcacacacaaccggaatttattccaatctttgatcatcagccgaaacacccgcggttagcAACAGAATACCCTGACATTTTGTCCCAGAACAATTCACTATCATAGCGTTCAAGTAATAACTATTCAACACAACCAGCCCTTTCGTATCTTTCGGCATAAAATACACCGATTTTGAATAACAGtcgagcagaacatggttcttagataaccagtctaAACCCAGGATAAGATCAaaaccgatcatcggtaagcagattaaatcaTGGAAAAAATCATGTTGTTGTACCCTAAATGAAACttgcgggcatcctagcctagttaccatggcttcatgggtggcATTATACACTTTTGGGTCATAACCTAAGACTACAATCTTTAATCCTAACTCATGAGCTTTTtcgaatgcaatgaatgaatgtgttgctcccgaatcaaataaagcatttaaaatttgaccagccatttcacagttacctcggataagtgtctcggatccctcagcacctatagctgaggtggtgaacacctgaCCAGACTGCTGTGCGTTCCCTGCACCTTGCTTCTGCTTTTCCGGACAGTTTGCGGCTTTATGTCCCGCCTTACCACAAGAATAGTACAAgtcccatccggccttgcatggggCTTCCGGATGGTGACTTCCGCACCTAGCACAAGCTTGATCACTGTGAGGCTGCtttccaaaccttttcccttgggagttgttgttgttgggccccCTGAAAGAGCCTCCCCGCTTGAAAGGCAGAGCTCTAGGAGCAAATCTCTttcctcggttctgtggaaatgatcccTTATGGCTTCCCCCTCTCTACAGCTACCTTTTTCACACATTCTTCAGCAACCCTGCTCTTGTTCATCAATTCTGAGAAAGTCCTTATCTCTATTAGTCCCACTGAACTaaagatatcactccggagtcctccttcatacttaatgcacttccattcctcatagtcTCCCAAAGTCCCCTGACACATACGGGaaaacctgaacagctcctcaaacttgtcagtatactcagatacggacatagcaccctgCTTCAAATGCAGCAACTCaagttccttggccgtcctaacagaagttggaaagtacttcttatagaaatCATCCTTGAAGGCATCCCAGGTGATAGGGTCATCACCCTGCTACAGGAGATGTCGGACTCCTTACCACCAATGCGAAGCTTCCCCAGtaagcagataggtagcaaactcaacacATTGTCCTTCAGGTACCATCTGTGCTTGCAAAGCtcgctccatagcctgaaaccaagtatcggCTTCAGTGGCgctagtggttcccttgaacttaggtggattaaccttcaagaaGGTTGCTAGTGTCATCGATCCTTGAGCCCCACTTCCGTCATTGCCATGGATGTTCATCTGTTGTCCATGGGCTAcagcagtggcctgcatagcagcagccatattctccaacaccGCCATAAAATCTATCGGGTTGTTTAGGTTGGCACCCAATCCCTGAGtattagtacgacctctcccacgacctcgaccgcgtccacgaggtgccatctggttcctatacacaccaaacaatcgatattaagctgatcagtctcaatatcgaaagtctagtgcttcaaagtcccaaatgcatgctcatgaacgtttatgccaggtatatcagtcagatattctaatagcacataacacacatacaaagAATGcatagaagcatagtcagtccgtcccttaagctttataggaacgaactgctctgataccaaaatgtaacaccctaccacacagagccttaagcttaagtcataagacagaggtggcaaggtattacgacctctaaagataaaatttagtacatatagtattgTGAAgaatgtttataactaggagcctttgaagaaaaagggataaaacaaaatcgtaactcaaaaagcgcaacactctgatTGATAACGTAACGAAATAGATAAAGGATAAGCTAATGCAAGAATATATCCAAAGAGTGCCAAGGTATGATTATCAAAACTCAAACTCCAGTTGCAAAGAAAACCGGTCCGAGCAATAGaagtatatacaaatatatataaagcAAGAAatccaaaggaaacccaaagggcgaacacaaaacctattctccaaaacatcatctaagaggagtcaaaatagtatatttatataaattatttagtggagataaaagtatctaagagaaAACATAAAACCAAAGTAAAGTCCCAAGaaacaaggatcttcgctaatccagaagtctccagcatgcctcagcaagaagcctcacgtcctgcatctgaaaaccacaaaatccgcatgggtgagaaccaaagattctcagtatggtaacagtacccacatatctaacatgtaatgtcctgggaaagccgaaggcaatcctagaactttcaCCAAttatatcaaagcttataaacaggctaaaccataaatggcaactgactaaagatcttcagtctaactaatact
This window contains:
- the LOC140180122 gene encoding uncharacterized protein, which translates into the protein MADFVILRDSTAYNIILGRKTINDLGAAISTKLLVMKFITDDGSVGSIKGDLETAVACDHASLSLRKKSKEASGVFLADLDARIDDKPRPEPEGDLEKFRVGEEDDKFTFINRNLPHELKEPLMEMIRVNADLFAWTPADMPGIDPQLISHHLAIKVGTKPVAQRRRKMSQERAEEVARQTASLLEAGFIRELDYSTWLSNVVLVKKHNGRWRM